Proteins co-encoded in one Dasypus novemcinctus isolate mDasNov1 chromosome 6, mDasNov1.1.hap2, whole genome shotgun sequence genomic window:
- the LOC131278769 gene encoding zinc finger protein 37A-like: protein MDFTQEEWQHLDPAQRTLYRDVMLENYSPLLSVGFYITKPEVVFKLEQGEKPWVLEESSSYQSHPDSDRWRPDVGPETEDSSRHGSVGSSTSGSGMRKAEKPFLRILES, encoded by the exons ATGGACTTCACCCAGGAGGAGTGGCAGCACCTGGACCCTGCTCAGAGGACCCTGTATAGGGACGTGATGCTGGAGAACTACAGCCCCCTCCTCTCAGTGG GATTTTACATTACCAAGCCAGAAGTGGTCTTCAAGTTGGAGCAAGGAGAGAAGCCGTGGGTATTAGAAGAATCCTCAAGCTACCAGAGCCACCCAG ACTCCGACAGATGGCGCCCAGACGTGGGGCCCGAGACAGAGGATTCATCAAGACATGGCAGTGTAGgatcttccacctctggatcagGAATGAggaaagctgaaaagccttttttaag